DNA from Roseimicrobium sp. ORNL1:
GATCTTGACGCGATGCAGGATGGTCCGCCGGGATGGCCTGCAGATCCGAAACGGCCAAAGTCTTCTCTTCCTGACCACGCACCTTCACACCCGTCTCGCGGATGTTTCCGCCGAACAACCTCGCCACCTCCGCCTGTCGGACGACGGCGGCCATGTAGAATTTCTCTTCTCCCTGCACCACCCCGAGTTCGGTGCCGCGTTGCAGGGTCGCCCCCATTACGGTGGCAAGTTCAGGCGAAATCCATCGGCCTGCCACCGGTGCGCGGACCAGCAGGGAGGCCTTTTGATCCGCGAGCTTTTGCTGCCTGACCAGCAGCGCCTGATGGTACTCTTCCAAGCTCAAGTTGCGTACCGGGTCTGACTCCAGCGCCTCGCGCTTCATGGTCTCCACCCGCTTGATGTCGAGCCGCAGCAGTTCGATTTCCTGATCCAGATCAAAGCTGACCATCTTCACCAGCGGCTGGCCCTCGCTGACCATGGTGCCGGAGGGCACAAGGACCTCGGCCAAATCACCGGCACTGCCGGCATACACTCGGGCAAAGGGATCCGAACGCACCACTCCGTCCGCACGGAAGTGACTGGGCAATGGCACCCAGGCAATGACGCCAATGATGCCCACCAACAGCGCCACTACCAACCCGACGGCGGATTGCCGACGCCCTTCCAGTCGTGGACTGCTCACCAGGTATTGGATGGCCTTGAAGACCGGCACCACGAGCCAGAGGATGAAGAACCCGATGGCCAGCAGGATGCCGACGATGAAGAACCACCGCGACACCAACAGCAGGATGCCCACCAGCAGCAGGATTCGATAGATAAACGAAGCGACGAAATAGAAGGCCAACCAGAAAGTCTCCGTGCGGGTCTCAGCCGGATTGACCGCATGCGGCACACGGAAGATGTAGCGCTCCACGAGGTACAGTGCCGTGCGTGAGGCACGCGCCTGCAGATTCGGCACCTCCAGAAGATCGGAGAGAATGTGATAGCCGTCGAACCGCAGGAGCGGATTCAGATTGAAAAACAACGTACCGACGGATGCGATGATGATGACATTATAAGCAAGGGCATGCACCAATCCCTCCCCGGTATTCGCCCAGATGAGCGCCGCCACTGAGGCCAGGAGCATCTCCACGATCATCCCCGCTGAGCCCACCAACGCTCGCTTGCCCTTCTCCCGGAACGACCAGCTCGATGACGCATCTACGTAGGGCAGTGGATTGAAAAGCAACAGCATGATGCCCATCTGCGGCACCTCGCCACCGAACTTCCGGCAGAAGTACCCGTGGCCAAACTCATGCAGTGCCTTGATCACGATGATGGCGGCATACAGCCAGGGAAGATTCGACGCGCCCAGCAGACCGCCGCTTTCCGCGCGGAACTGCTGCCAGTTCTCCACCACCGCTTTCACGCCAAACACCAGCAGAGCGAGCCAAAGGACCAGCCCGATTTTCCCAATCAGCCACCCCACCGCAGGCAGGGTGCGCTGGAGAAAACGATCCGGATTGAAAAGCGGAATGCGGAGGAAAAAGAGATTCGCCCACTGGGTGGCAACCTGTTTACTTTGCTCCTTCCGCTGCGCCTCGAACAACGCAGCAACATCACCCTCCAGATCACTGCGCAACAGTCCGGCCTGATGAAGCTGCGAGAGAAGCTGCACCACCTCACCCTGACCGGGTGCTTCTTCGGGCGCGATCTGCAGACTACGTTCCCATGCTTCACCCACGGTACGCGAGCGCTCCAGCTCGCAGATGAAGCGATACGCCGGCGGTCGGATGCGAAAGAAACGGTTCCCCAGGGAATCCTGCACCACGTACCACCGCATGCCACGAAAGCGCTGGGGAAAAATCTCCACCCCGGGTCGCAAGCACACACGACGATTCTCCACGCGGTGCCAGGATTCGTCGAAGGTGGGCGGACGGTTCATGATGCGACGTCCAAAAACTAGACCCAGAGCCAGAGACGCAGCGCCTCCACCAAACGGTGAGTGCCGATCCAGAGCAGCGAGCGCCTCTCCGTGGAGATCTTGCAAAGACCGCTCATACCCGGACGCCACCACGCCTGCGGCTCGCCGAGCACCTGAGCCCGCAACACAAACACCGTGCCCTCCGGCCGCACCTCTGCCACCGGCTCAAAGCGATCCACCTTCACCGAATAATGCTCCCCCGGACGGCTGGCGAACGCGAGATCGCCTTCCAATCCCGCAGCGAGATAGGAGATGTCACGCTCATCCACCTGGAGCTGACCGAAGAGGTCTTTGATTTGCACCACCTTCAGCAACAGCTCGCCGGTCTGTACCGGGGAGGAAAGGCGCTCGCGTAGATCGCCTTCAACAATCACGCCATCGAAAGGCGCAGTGATTTCCGTGAGCTGCAACCTGCGACGGATGACGGCCAGCTTGGCATCGGCCTGCTGCATTTCGGACTGGGCCACGAGCATCTGGGCCAGCTTGCCTTCCCCCTGATTGCTGCGGACTTCGCGCTCGCTCTTGTTGCGCAGGGCGACCGTGTCCGCCTCTTCCAGCAGGAGTTCCTTCTTGTCCAGGCGCACCAGCACATCACCCTTCTTCACGATGTCGCCCACATGAAAATTCGCCTCTTCAATGTACCCGGGGAAAGGTGCGGCAATCAACGAGGCGGCATCCGTCTTCAGGATGAAGGGTGCCTTCACCTTGTAGTCCACGTGGATCATCGCGAGCGCGAGCAGCGTAACGCAGGTACCCACCACGGCCAGCTTCACCCCCGTGTGATCCGTCCCGAGCCAGCCAGCGGCTTTGCGACGAAGCGAACGCCAGGTTCTCTTCCCGATCCAGCCGGTACGAGTGTGGAGATTTTCAAGGCGCGGCGCAACCAAATCGGCAAGCAGGCGCACACGTTCCAGCTCTCCATTTTCCCAAGCGCCCTCTTCCGCCGCACGCTCCAGGCACACGACACCTCGCACTTCTTGCTGATGTCGCAGCGGTACCGAGGCCACGGACACCCCTTCACGCGCGGTAGAGAACTTGCGATGCTCGCGGCTCACCACCGAGGTGCCAGAAAGCTCGGGCCATGACACTTCATTGTCCTGGTCCGCGGCTTCCTCCATCACCTGCTGGAGCGCGAGCGCCTCCTGCGAACCTGCCGAAATGCGTCCGCCATGACTGGTGGCACAGAGCTTGAGATCCTGGCCTTCCATCCACGCCAGCGACACACGCGAGGCGCGCATGGGAGCGGCGAGTTCATTGCACAGACGCAGGCTCGCCTCCTGAAAGTGGCCACTCTCTCCGAGCGCCAACCCAAGGTCCATGACCTGGGAAAGGTTCAGCAACTTCTCCTCGCTGCGTTGCGCATGGCGCCGTGATTGATACTGGTCCGCCAGCGAACGCGCTTCTTTCGACACCGTTTCGATCAGCGACTCGTCCGCCTCATCTGCCGAAACCTCCGCCACCATCCAGAGAGGCGGCAAGCCATCACGCGCGGGAAAAGTGAGCGCCTGATAACGGCGCCCCAACAATCCGGGCAGCGCGGTGAACTCGGTCGCTTTGAAGTTTCTCAATTCCGCCGTGAGTCCCGATTGCGCAATACGCTTCGCCGCGCCGGGCGGCGTCTGGGAGATGACACGAAATTCACTGCCCGCACCACCACCACCCACCAGCAGGCACACGGAGTCCGCATTCAAGCGCGCGCGGGTGTACTCACAAAGACGCCCCCAAAAGACTCCCGGCTCACCCGGGAACACCGAGAGGGAATCATACTCGGTGGGGGAATCTGTCTCCGTGAGTTCGGATTTCATGAAGGCCGGGGGATCGGGCAAAGAAGGAAACGACTGTCAGCAGCAATACTACCACTACAGATTGGCGGGCGCTCCTGCCTTCGCAGGAGGTGGCGGGAAGGGCGCCAGCACACGCAGACCGGGACGGACGAGACCCTCCTTGTTGTCCAGCAGCAGTCTTACGCGGAACAAGCCACTGCGGGCATCCACTTCCGGATCGATGAACGTGACCTTGGCCTTGAGCCCTTTCACGTCCGGCATCTCAGGAAACTGCACAGCGTACTCCTGATCCAGCTTGATGGAGGAAAGTTGCGAGGCTTCGAGGTGGAATAGAAGCAGCACCTGATCCGTGGTCATCACCTGCAGGATGGGATCGTTCTCGCTGATGGATTCGCCGGACTCCTTGAACTTCCTCACCACCACTCCGGTGAGCGGCGCCAGAATCTCACGCTCAGCAAGGTCAGCCTTGGCAATGTTCAGCTCTGCCTGGAGGCGCTTCAGTTCCACCTCCTTGGCCAACGCATCATCGCGGCTCGACACATTCTGATCAAAGAGACGCTTCGCCGCATTGTAGTCGAACTGCGCCTTGCTGATCATCTGGTCGTACCGCTCCACGGCGAGCTGCTGCTTCTCCGAGAGCAGGCTCACCAGCGGCTGGCCTTCCTTGATGCGGTCCCCTTCCTCCACATGGATCTTCCGGATGATTTCCCGGATGGAGGCGCTGATGGTGACCGCACGGAAGGGCTTCACCACACCTTCCGTCAGTTGAGGTTTGTCCGCGGCGCTTCCGACGAAGGGAAGGCAAAATGCCAGGGACATCAGGAGTGCCAACCTCCCCCGACGTGCAGGCCGTGTCATGGGGGGAGAGACTGGCAGGAGAACTTCAGGCATGTGGGAGCAACGAACGCGAGAACTTGGCGGACTATTTCTGCGGGGCAGGCACGGCGCGACTTTCCTTGTCGTCGCCTTCCACCACGATGCCCTGCCGTTCCAACATCTGGCCCGTGACGAGCCAAAGGTCCACCTGATCCTTGTTGAGGTCCGCCAAGGCCGCGAGTTCACGGCTGCGGGTCTGGGAGTATTCCTTCTGGTACTGCAGGACCTGGTAACTGGTGGAGACACCTTCATTAAGACGCTTCACCTCGCCCTCCATCGTCTGTTGAGCGACCTCGCGGCTCTTGCGAGCAGAGGCCAGACGCTGGCGGTCCATGTCGATGCGGCTCAGCACGGTATCAAGCTCCAGGGAAATCTGCGCCTTCACGCGATCCACGTCGATGATCGCCTGCGTTTCCTGATGCGCGGCGAGGCGGGCCTGCGAGCGCATGCGATTGAAGCCAAGGGGTACGGAGAAGGTCACGCCCACCGTCCACTCCGGGCCCTGACCATCCGCCGCCTCGTCATAGGAGCGACCCGTGCTGCCTGCCAGACCATGCACCCCGGCGCTGGCGATGAGGTCAAAGCGCGGACGCGATTGATTATCGGCCAGCAGGGATTGATGCCGACGCTGATCCACGATTTCCATCGCCTGCAGGATGTCATAACGGGCTCCCGTCGCCTTGCCCAGCAACTCAGCACGGGACGGCACCGTGACCGAATCCTTCAACCGATCGGCGGGGCGGATGCGCACGCTCGTGCCGGCATCCGTACCTTTCTTGAAAAGAGTCTGCAGCGTGTTCTGCCGCTCGATGTACTGAGTCTCTGCAAGCAGCGCGCCTTCCTTGCGCTCGTACACCGCAGCCTCGGCCGCAAGCACATCGTTCGGCTGGATGACTCCCTGCTCAGCGCGCTTCTTGTTGTCGCTGTGCAGCTTTTCCGCGAGCTCGATGGCATCACTCTGCACGGCCATGTTCTCGTAGGTGAAGATCACATCATAATAGAGCTTCATCACGTTCCCCACGGTGGCGGCCGTGCGTGAGCGCCACTCGAGATCCGCCACGCGCATGTTCGACTTCGCAATGCGCAGCTCGGCAAGATTTGCCGTGGCACCGAAGTCTTTCAGCAACGGCTGCGTCACCGTCAGGCCAGTGAAGGTCTCATATTCCGGATGGAAGATGCCAGGGGGCTGATTGCGGTTCAGCGTGTTGTCCAGCACACGGAGGCTGCTGCCCAGTTCAAAGGTGGCACCCCAGGGAGCCTTCTGCACCAGGGCCAGTTTTCCCACATGGTTGCGTTGTTCAAAGATGGTCGGCTCACGCAGGATTGGTGACGAAAGACCGGTCTGGGAAGCAATCACTTCCGACGTAGCGGCGCCACCGCCCGTGGCCACGAAGTCCTGAGCATTCTGCGGAGTATCGATGTACTGGTACGCATAGGCGCCTTCCAGTTTTGGATCGAAGACAGCGCGGGCGATGTTGGCCCGCTCGAGCTCGATCACCTTGTTCAGGTTCTGTACCGCGATGTCGTGATTATTCTCCAGTGCCAGCGCCACCACCTGATGCAGTGACATGTGTTCGACCTGGGTCTGTGCTTGCACACCATTTGCTCCAGCCAGTGCAAACACCATAGCGAGAACCGCCCGCGGGTTAAGGATACGTTTGGTAGTGGCGTTTACCGAAGCACGGGAGTGTTTCATAGATGCAGATTATCTACAACGTTCAATCGTGTCTTTACTTAGCAGGCCCTTACGTAGGAAGTCGAGGATGTTTCCCCGCAATTTGGTTAAAAGTCCCAAAGCCTCCCGTTGCTCGCGGCCTGTAGATTTGGCGGACGGCATGTCACAGGCGGTTGGTTCTGAGGCACTCAAGCCATGACTGTCGTATCTCGGCAACCACGTCACTTGCCCCGTTTTGCGACGGTAATGGATTGGATGTAGTACTTGTTGTACTGGTTTCCGTCCGACTCCAAGGCGAAGTTGTAGCCCCAGTAGTTTACGAATTGTGCGTCATCGATCTGCCATCGCACGGTGTGCCACTGTTTGTTGTCCGGCACGGTGTACCAGCCACTCTTCGCGGTCTTGAGTCCATTCGTCGACTCATACACCAACTTGAAACCGGCATTGTCGTTGGCCTCATTGCGGCGCACCACCGCGGTGATCTCGATGGGAACGGTGTCGTAGGAAAGAAACTGGGGATCGACGACGAAGACATTTCCACCAGGCACACTCCCGGCGCGGGCGGAACCACCGTAGGCCACCACCGCGCCGGCCACAGCATCACCCGAGAGCGTGTGCAGACCTTTCTCCACCTGCTTCCCCTCCATGGTGATGGACACAGACTCTGCCTGCGCATAGTCGCCACCCCACGGCAAGGGCTTGCCCCTGTTTGTCTTTGCCTGCGCGACCAGATCATCCGGCACATCAAGCACCAGCATCGGCGCCGCCGCCAATGTCAACCGATCCACACTGGCGATCCCGCCGGTCAGTGGATTCACGATCCGCACCCGTTGTTTGAATGAAACTTCCGCCGCACCACCTTGATGTGCCCAGGTGATGAGCACGATCCCCTCCGCTCCTTGGAAGACGAAGCCATAGTGTTTCTCCTGGAAGAGCACCCAACCGAGATAGTCCGGATGCTGGCCGAGATGCCGGATCATCTGCCCCATGGCAGTATAGGAGGGACGCGCCACGCCCTTCCGATCGAGCAAACCCAGCGGACCACTGTCGCCATCCATCCCCTCGAACCACTGGATGCAGGCCACACCCTGCGCGATGCCCATGGTGTACGCCTTCACGAGAGCGTGCGCCTGCACATCCGCGCCCTTCTTCACATCGCAGCCAAGCTCGGTGAAAATGATGGGCACATTCACCTTCTCCGGATTCTGGGCGGCAAGCATCTTCCGCACGGTGGGCACGATGTGCATGAAGACAGACTCCGTCCCCACGTTGTCCGCCACCCCGTTCAATACCTCATAGGGATGCAGCGTGATGTAGTCGAAATGGTCCTTCGCCCCCGCTTTGATGGCCTGCTCCAGGTAATTCACGTGCACGGATTTCGCAGCGATGCCCACCAGGCATGTCGGGTCCGCAGCTTTCGCGGCCTTGTAGCTGGCCACGACGAGCTTCGCATAGTCCACCGGCGTCTGGTCGCGACCGGTGCCGTTTGGAGGCTCGTTCCAGACCTCCCAGCGTTTCACGCGGCCCTTCGTACGCTGCACGATCGCAGACACATAGTTTGACCAGGCCGGAAGATTGTTCACCGGGAGCGTGCCCGGTTTGTCCAGAGCATTCCACTTCACACCGCCATTGAGCAAACCACCTACGGCAAAACCGCGCTCGGTGAGATATTGCAGCTGCCCGTCCAGATCCTTCCAGTCCCACTTCCCCTCCTCCGGCTCCACCTGGGACCATCCCGTGGGAAGCGCCCGGTAGTATTTCAATCCGATGGCCTGCATCTGCGGCACCCACCGCTCCGCATCTTGCACCGATCGGCCATTGATGTGGCAGCTCCCAATGCCGAACGAACCGAGCGCCGCGGGATCCATCACATCTTGAGCGCGGGTGCTCATCGCCCCAGCAAGCACCATCGAGGCAAGGAAAAGGCAGGCGGGAATCTTCATCATAACGTCAACGTCCGGCTCCGATGAAGCACAACGACGTTCGCAAAAGCAATCCAATTCCCATGGCGTTGCCTCAAGCACTGGCGGTCTCCTGGACCGCAAAAGAATAAAGTGGTGGGTTCGGTGGGGGTCGAACCCACGACCAAGAGATTAAGAGTCTCCTGCTCTACCACTGAGCTACAAACCCATGTGCGAGGGTTGAGAACCTGCCTGAATCTGTCGAAAATGCAAGCTGAATGCGCTCAGAAATTTCACTTCTCTCGCACTTCTC
Protein-coding regions in this window:
- a CDS encoding beta-galactosidase, with protein sequence MSTRAQDVMDPAALGSFGIGSCHINGRSVQDAERWVPQMQAIGLKYYRALPTGWSQVEPEEGKWDWKDLDGQLQYLTERGFAVGGLLNGGVKWNALDKPGTLPVNNLPAWSNYVSAIVQRTKGRVKRWEVWNEPPNGTGRDQTPVDYAKLVVASYKAAKAADPTCLVGIAAKSVHVNYLEQAIKAGAKDHFDYITLHPYEVLNGVADNVGTESVFMHIVPTVRKMLAAQNPEKVNVPIIFTELGCDVKKGADVQAHALVKAYTMGIAQGVACIQWFEGMDGDSGPLGLLDRKGVARPSYTAMGQMIRHLGQHPDYLGWVLFQEKHYGFVFQGAEGIVLITWAHQGGAAEVSFKQRVRIVNPLTGGIASVDRLTLAAAPMLVLDVPDDLVAQAKTNRGKPLPWGGDYAQAESVSITMEGKQVEKGLHTLSGDAVAGAVVAYGGSARAGSVPGGNVFVVDPQFLSYDTVPIEITAVVRRNEANDNAGFKLVYESTNGLKTAKSGWYTVPDNKQWHTVRWQIDDAQFVNYWGYNFALESDGNQYNKYYIQSITVAKRGK
- a CDS encoding efflux RND transporter periplasmic adaptor subunit → MKSELTETDSPTEYDSLSVFPGEPGVFWGRLCEYTRARLNADSVCLLVGGGGAGSEFRVISQTPPGAAKRIAQSGLTAELRNFKATEFTALPGLLGRRYQALTFPARDGLPPLWMVAEVSADEADESLIETVSKEARSLADQYQSRRHAQRSEEKLLNLSQVMDLGLALGESGHFQEASLRLCNELAAPMRASRVSLAWMEGQDLKLCATSHGGRISAGSQEALALQQVMEEAADQDNEVSWPELSGTSVVSREHRKFSTAREGVSVASVPLRHQQEVRGVVCLERAAEEGAWENGELERVRLLADLVAPRLENLHTRTGWIGKRTWRSLRRKAAGWLGTDHTGVKLAVVGTCVTLLALAMIHVDYKVKAPFILKTDAASLIAAPFPGYIEEANFHVGDIVKKGDVLVRLDKKELLLEEADTVALRNKSEREVRSNQGEGKLAQMLVAQSEMQQADAKLAVIRRRLQLTEITAPFDGVIVEGDLRERLSSPVQTGELLLKVVQIKDLFGQLQVDERDISYLAAGLEGDLAFASRPGEHYSVKVDRFEPVAEVRPEGTVFVLRAQVLGEPQAWWRPGMSGLCKISTERRSLLWIGTHRLVEALRLWLWV
- a CDS encoding TolC family protein, which gives rise to MSLHQVVALALENNHDIAVQNLNKVIELERANIARAVFDPKLEGAYAYQYIDTPQNAQDFVATGGGAATSEVIASQTGLSSPILREPTIFEQRNHVGKLALVQKAPWGATFELGSSLRVLDNTLNRNQPPGIFHPEYETFTGLTVTQPLLKDFGATANLAELRIAKSNMRVADLEWRSRTAATVGNVMKLYYDVIFTYENMAVQSDAIELAEKLHSDNKKRAEQGVIQPNDVLAAEAAVYERKEGALLAETQYIERQNTLQTLFKKGTDAGTSVRIRPADRLKDSVTVPSRAELLGKATGARYDILQAMEIVDQRRHQSLLADNQSRPRFDLIASAGVHGLAGSTGRSYDEAADGQGPEWTVGVTFSVPLGFNRMRSQARLAAHQETQAIIDVDRVKAQISLELDTVLSRIDMDRQRLASARKSREVAQQTMEGEVKRLNEGVSTSYQVLQYQKEYSQTRSRELAALADLNKDQVDLWLVTGQMLERQGIVVEGDDKESRAVPAPQK
- a CDS encoding efflux RND transporter periplasmic adaptor subunit; the encoded protein is MSLAFCLPFVGSAADKPQLTEGVVKPFRAVTISASIREIIRKIHVEEGDRIKEGQPLVSLLSEKQQLAVERYDQMISKAQFDYNAAKRLFDQNVSSRDDALAKEVELKRLQAELNIAKADLAEREILAPLTGVVVRKFKESGESISENDPILQVMTTDQVLLLFHLEASQLSSIKLDQEYAVQFPEMPDVKGLKAKVTFIDPEVDARSGLFRVRLLLDNKEGLVRPGLRVLAPFPPPPAKAGAPANL
- a CDS encoding peptidase M50, encoding MNRPPTFDESWHRVENRRVCLRPGVEIFPQRFRGMRWYVVQDSLGNRFFRIRPPAYRFICELERSRTVGEAWERSLQIAPEEAPGQGEVVQLLSQLHQAGLLRSDLEGDVAALFEAQRKEQSKQVATQWANLFFLRIPLFNPDRFLQRTLPAVGWLIGKIGLVLWLALLVFGVKAVVENWQQFRAESGGLLGASNLPWLYAAIIVIKALHEFGHGYFCRKFGGEVPQMGIMLLLFNPLPYVDASSSWSFREKGKRALVGSAGMIVEMLLASVAALIWANTGEGLVHALAYNVIIIASVGTLFFNLNPLLRFDGYHILSDLLEVPNLQARASRTALYLVERYIFRVPHAVNPAETRTETFWLAFYFVASFIYRILLLVGILLLVSRWFFIVGILLAIGFFILWLVVPVFKAIQYLVSSPRLEGRRQSAVGLVVALLVGIIGVIAWVPLPSHFRADGVVRSDPFARVYAGSAGDLAEVLVPSGTMVSEGQPLVKMVSFDLDQEIELLRLDIKRVETMKREALESDPVRNLSLEEYHQALLVRQQKLADQKASLLVRAPVAGRWISPELATVMGATLQRGTELGVVQGEEKFYMAAVVRQAEVARLFGGNIRETGVKVRGQEEKTLAVSDLQAIPADHPASRQDHSRQGGGGQGAGGGANGAKIALSSEPFFEVRAFLIPQPDTVLVHGQQGIARIDLPWEPLLSQWVRSLRQLFQRNYRV